In Drosophila ananassae strain 14024-0371.13 chromosome 3R, ASM1763931v2, whole genome shotgun sequence, the DNA window CCTTCTTCTCACTCTTGGCCAGATAACATGCGAAATGCGCATTAGTCGCTAGGTGGTAGTTAGGAGCTCCCTTCTGCGTTTGTTGACTTTTTCTGTCGGGTTTTGCTTGTTTCAGCATGGGGTATATTGGGCTTTGTGTTTAGGATGGAGTTTTAGAAACCctagaattattattttattagaaatcTAGGTAttgattttctatttttaccCACATTTTTTGTGGCTATAGTTCTTATattacaatttaaatattaaaaatatacctGTAGATTCTATAAAATAGTTTCTAATAAAGGATATCAAGGACTATTCATTGCCAACTACATCttatatatcttttaaatgGATTTTACTATAAGAATTCTAGattccaatatttaaaaaggtTTACGTTTTCAAAAGGCTACTAAAGTTTGAAACCTTAAGAGGTTAAAAAATAGGTACTAAAGTTCGACTCTTCCATACCCTTAGTTTTTATATCCTggcttctatttttttctgcttggaaacttttgtttgtttggccCCATTATCGCTTAACCCTTTGTTGGCCAGGCCGTCAACAGGCGACTCGGTAGATCTCCCCCACACCCTCTGAATATTAAGAGTCCTCCTCCGCCCATAGCTCGCATTTACGACACATTAACAAATTTACTCCTTTGGCTCCTGGTCCTGGCCCTGGCCCTGGCTCTGCGGGCCCTAGCCCCATTCCTCAAATCCGCACAAAGTATAAATTGCAATGTAATAGCTGCCGATTGTCGCGCTAACAACACATTTGCATGTCCTTTGCCGTTTGGGCCCAGTTCGTTTCGTGTTTTGGCCCTGACTCCTGGGCCTCCTCACTCTGGTTCTGTTTCTTTCTCCGTTTGTGTTTCCTTTTTTCGGGCCCTGTAATTAGTCAAAGGATACCGATGAACGGCCGACACTTGCTGCGGCTTATTTACATTTGTGCGGGTTTGACGGACGCATGCAACTCGaatgcaaaaaatattggTAAGAggaggcaaaaaaaaacagaaacagaagctGAATAATTCCCATTCCCGATATCCATCTATGTCAGCACGTCGTTTGCTAGCTAAACATGTCCACGAAAGGGGCGTTCCAGCCGGCCAAGTGGGTGTGGCAATGCGGGACTTTTTATGCGAGTCGAGTGATACATTCTGAATTGCAGAAAAAACCTCCACTGGGGGCTTTGAAGTCAGTTTGGTGGCATGTCTTACTGCAGTCTGTCATGGGGtctcatatttttttcccctcAACTAAAAACGCAATAAAACAGGAAACTTGTAGTGAGAAAATTACACTAATGTGCAAAcatttgaaagaaaaaaatacattttattttaggTATGAAATTAAGACTAGAAATTATAAAGAACTAGAATCTAGGAAAGGAATTTTATAGGGTTACAGGggtttcatttaaaaaatggtcTATTTTCCAGTCTATTTCTTAGATTTCTAGGTAAAAAAATGACTAGCTTATTATATCTCAAGGATGTGTCTAAAGTTTCCTTAAGATTGGTCATGAAGTTCTTGAGATATTCTGTCAACCGTATTTAGAAAACAAAGTTTTCAGAGAAAATAGAGCTAGCCTGAAGAGCATTGATTCTTCAGAGTTTACCTCCAACAGTAATCCAACTTGGATCAAACTGAAATTTTAAGACAATATTCTAGAGATCTTATAGAAATTTATAAGAAGAAAGGTATTTTTTTCATTGCCAAGAAAGCTACATATATGTAACCCCTTAACTTCTCATTTAAAATGCATGGAAAATGTGGGCTTCACATGCAAATGCGCATGCGTGGCTCTCATCAGAACGAAACCGTGAAAAGCAAACAGGAACTGCCTCAAATATGCAACACATTTCAGTCTGAAAACAAGAGAGGCTTCAAGGATGATTTACAACCAAAGCCGAAACAAAGCAGGAGTTGATTTTTTACCTGTCCTGCGGTCGTCAGGTTAGAATTCCTTTCTTAGAGCATATTTTTCTGCATAGTTTGGTTCTGCGGttgttgaaataaaatatcacGTGGTTTGCGATTTTGTCACGCTGTCAGCGGTTTTGAGGTTGgcattttgggtatttttcCCGATGCCGAGAACAATGGTCGGAAAGTCAGCAGTTGGATGGGCGGGCTAATTGTGTGTTGACCCCTCGCCCAGCGGGTTAAGATGCCCAGAGTTTGTCAATATTTTGCGACAAACGCTTCACGGATATTAGTCGAGGTTCTATTCAATTGCAGGACAGTAGTCCTGCTGCCAAGGATGCGTGGCAATTGCAATTTTCATggtgcaactgcaactgcaacagtcAACCCCTTGCAGGGAGAAATAcaatattttcctttaaaaatagtttccaCAACTTCATTAATATTTCTGGGGCAGCTGAGGTGGATCATTTATCAGCCGAAATGGCCAAGACCGAACAGATATCGGAACAAGTTAATCCCCTGCTTGGCCGAAAGGTGCAGTCCCCGCCGAATTATGAATTAATCAACTAATAAAAGATAGGGAACTGGGGGAGTGTTGTCAGCCGGCGATAAGATCAAAGTTATAGCTTCTTACGAATGTGGAGAGTATGTATTTTGGGGGTTGGTTGTGTTTCGCTTTGTTCTCCTCATCGCTGgctaatttgcattttattaatttagaCCTTGCGGCTTAATTTGCTGTAACAAAGGTGTTgataatgaattggccgctcaTTCGCCGCATATCCCAGCCAGTCTCTTTATATGTGGTTCGGCACGGCTAATTGAAAACCGAGAGCCACCCCAAGAGGGTTTCTGGCCATGGCAAATGGTGTGTAAACTTCATAATTGTAACCTTTGGCACCTAAGCTCTCGCCGcgctccaaaaaactgagtaacAGCCATTTCCCTAATTTTCCCATAAACAAATACATAAAATCCACACTTAGAAGCTCGACCAGCGGGCAAACTAAACTCGAACTCGAAATCCCcaacgaaaaaataaaaccgaACGGGCAATGGCtatggcagtggcagtggccgAGGGGAGTGGCTCAGCCCGCGGGCTGTTCTTGGACTCGTAAAATGGGTATGTAAATTCTGGAATATGATTTACGACATTTCCGCCTCGCagcaaaaataacaaataaaagcGAGGGCGGCATTAGATATGGCCCATCAAAACAGGGCGTGGCAGAGTGGCAATGGAGCTGCGTTCACACATTTATGCCGGATATTAGCAGGTTGGTCAAGAACGTCAAGAAAGTGTTAATGTTTCATGAACTGAGAGAAAAATAGTTGATCTATTAAGGTATTAAAATATCAGTaatatatataactatataaCTAACTCTACAAGTAATTCTTCTCATTTAAAATTACTTATAATGAACTTGAAAGCCCAAGACTCCTTATAGCCCTCCTCATTCGAagctaaaaacaaaatggaaGCTTCCGGCTTGTCGGCTTCCGCTGGAGGCGGCTTGGCGGTCAGGCTCGAGTGCAGCTTGTAAGTCAGTCACTCCGTGCAGATATCGAGATAAGCGGAACACGTTAAATGCCCGCTACAATGGTGCTAATTGTGGCATGCAACTGCAAACCGAAAGTACAACTGCTTACAGCACTAATCACAATTAAAAGTGTGATTCCAGGGACTCGTTTTGGTCTGTGACTGCGCTAAATACTCGGCCATAACAGTTAGTCACCTGACGTTGGCAATTCTGGCCCAAAACCATCATGGTGACACTGAACACGCCCCCTTACAATAATGGGTTGTAAACATACAATAAACAAACAAGAGTCGAATCAGGCTAGGATGTTGGAGAGAACTCTTAATGAGACTACAAAATGTGTTTGCATGTTGGTTCGTAAGTCCTTTTATAGCTTTGGTTTCTTATTAAAGAAGTTATAGTAATCAATAGCTATTAGTTAGTGCCTTAACTTTAAGATAATTAATCCAAATTAACAAAACCACAATGTCATTTTGAGGTAACACATTCTGTACAAAACACCTCATGCTTTTTGGTCGAAAAGACAAATGACAAAAAACTAGGCTGGGTCATTAGCGTCATTTACACTTGGCCTGGACTGCGAGGACAATTGGTAGTTGGGTGAAAGGTGGTAATAGAGAGGGCGGCACACACCCCTTCCCACCACCTGCTGGGCGGTCGTCCTGCTCCGAGGACGACGACATCGCTTGCGGAAATGTGTCAAAAACGTGCTAAAagtcataaaattaaatatgcgTCTTATTTACATGCCATGTTGGCCGGCTAACCACCTTTTCTTTGTTTCGGCCGCCGCAACACAATGGCcagcaataaaaaaatagttcaCAATTCTAGGCTATGAGAGCATTTACTGAACATGATATTCCCCTTGCCTTTGCAGACGCATGTTTCCCACCGTTCGAGTGAGTTTCTCGGGTCCTTTGAGGCAAATCCAACCGCCGGACCGGTATGCCGTGCTCCTGGACATTGTGCCGCTGGATTCGCGGAGATATCGCTACGCCTATCACCGCAGCTCCTGGCTGGTGGCCGGAAAAGCCGACCCGCCACCACCCGCCCGCATCTACGCCCATCCGGACAGCCCCATCAGCCCGGAGGCTTTGCGCAAGCAGGTCGTGTCCTTCGAGAAGGTGAAGTTGACAAACAACGAAATGGACAAGAGTGGACAGGTGAGTTGGAGTGTCGGGAAGAGATAGAAACTTTAGCTGGGTAAGACAAATGTCCTGAAAGGAAAATCGATGAAATCCAATATAATGCCTAGAAGAGAATGCAACTTCCACTCCATATCCTGGCAACCACACTCGCTTATGAATAATTTGGGCCTCGAGAAAAACACATAAAGACGCGACCGTCTTGTCTTGCCCTTCTGGCATTGTCTTCGGCGGCACCCACGGGGTCAAAAGGGGTCAGCCAGGGTTGCCACCGCATGCACATATGCAAATGGTATTGCGCGCGCAcaaaaatgaatgaaaattGTTGGCAATTTGGTGGCAAATACAAACGGACTAGGGGCACAGAGCCCTTGGTGAGCCCCCTGGATTTTCGAGCCGAAAGGCGACGCTCTATTTACGAGGCTGCTACCGTTTTTATCACGGCCATAAAGGATGTGGATGGGAAGCCAGGAGCCGGATGGGAAGAACCTGCGAGGACAGTCAAAACAAACGGCGACTACTCTTTTATGGGCGTACATTTTTTATAAGGCCGGGCACAACAAACATTCGCATTCCCTGAAttcctttccatttttttcatcTTGTGTCCTTACAGGTCGTGCTGAACTCAATGCACCGATACCAGCCCAGGATCCATTTGGTCCGACTGAGCCATGGCCAGAGCATACCCGGCAACCCCAAGGAGCTGCAGGATATGGACCATAAAACCTTCGTTTTCCCGGAGACCGTGTTCACGGCCGTGACGGCCTATCAGAATCAATTGATTACGAAACTGAAAATCGATTCGAATCCGTTTGCGAAAGGATTTCGCGATTCGTCTCGTCTCACCGactttgataggtaagtgttggCTGCTGCCCCCCATTCAGCAGATCCCATCGACGTGTGTAGTTGGCCCcgttttttccgattttttttATGGTATCATGTCTGATTTATGGCCTAATTTACGATGGCCTGTTGAGCCGTAAAGGCGATACAGTAGCCCGACTTGCTACTGATTAGCGAAAATGTGTGAAAGTGGCGGTCTTGGCAGCGATTCCTGCCGGTTCTTCAATTAGCATGCAACGTGCCACATATGTTGCCAATTGGATCAAGCTGATACTTCAATGATTGCAGGTTGTAAGAGGAGTGTCTGATTCACAAAAAGAAGGTACTTTTTTATGGTACTTGGTGATGATATTTTGGAAAGTCTATCCCAGTAGTAATCCCATTTTAACTAAAACCAATCTCTTCCTTGCAACATTTCCGATAGCCAGCAACATGTTGGCTCTGCACCCAAAGGATCAGGCCAAAGGCAACATCTTTTCCTCTTTCTGTGGAGCAAAGGGCTGCTGCCCTTTTTTCGACAGCGACTTCAAAGTGTTGCGACTATTAAGACAgcaaagcaacagcaacagcagcagcagcaaatgCTCTGCcgccagcaacagcaacatcagcaacaaaaacagcaacaacttcttgcagcagcggcagcaacatTGCTGTTGTAGCCGGCACGGCGGCGGCTTAAGTGGCGTAAATTACAGATCGGCGCTTTTAACTTTGAAGCCGATTCGTACATGAAATGAAAACACGAAAATAATGAGTGAATGTGCCTCATGTTGCTGGTGTTTCTGGTGTTGTTGTTCCTGTTGTTTAGTGTCGGCAATTGGCAGTTACTTTCAACGTAATTATGTTATTGCTCTGGCTGaagtggcagcagcaacaagttGCTCATCGAGTTCTGATCTCCAGCCTTCTCCGGAGCTTCTTTCGAGGCGAAATGTCTGCAGCTCCGACTAATTTGAGAGCCGATAGCGTTTAGCCACTAATTCCCAACGATTGTCACTTAATTCTCAGTCTTTAGCCATATTTTTCTTTCAACTCTTAATAGATATTTAAGCCATTAAATTGTTTTCCGTTCCAGGGATCCCATGGATGCGTTCTTCTTCGACCAGCACATGAGGGCAGCTCCTTTACGATTCTTCCCGGATCCCCTGATGTCCCAGCTGACGCCCCAGGAGGCGGATGCCGCCTCGTTGGCCCTGCTGGAGAAGGCCCGGCAACACTTGCAGATGTTTGGACGATCGCCGTACACGGAGATGTTGCTGCCACACCTCTACCAGCGGTCGGCTGCCCCACCGCCTCCTCCACCAGCCCCGCCCCTGAGCGCCTTTCAGCTGGGCATgtggcagcagcagtggcCCCAGCTCACGGCCGGATTCTTGGCCAGCGCCAACCAGCAGGCGGCCCTGGCCTTGGCAGCAGCGGGCGCCAACCGGACACCCCCGCCACCGCCAGCCGTGGCCCCACCCGCCCCCGCCACGCCCACATCGTCGTGTGGCTCAGCGTCGCCGGATCTGAGGGCTCGCCCCCAGCTGAGTCATTATCCGCAGCGCTTTAGTCCTTACCAGGTGCCTCAGCATCAGGCCTCGCCGCCAGCCTCGAATCGGGCCGAGAGTCCTTAGGACTTTGGATAGCTGTCCTGAAGTATATAAACAGAACCACCCAAAACCCAAACCACTCACCCTGCAACCCCACCCAAGAAACACATTCTGATGTAGTCTCTAAGATGCAGGAACTGACGAGTACTTACTCTTTCTTCTTCTGAATTAAAAAAAGCTTCAATAGATTCAAAATATAATAGATAATTATTATGAAATCCTAAAAACCATCTTGCATCTTGAAGACCTCATCAGAATATCAGCGAAATGTATGTGCAATGTTGTTGAACGAAATAGAATGTCCTTTGTAAATAACCCCGATCATGTTGCTGCAACATCCAAAGATGCATTCGGTGTTGCATGTGATGCTAAGCTAGAGAACCGTTTCTATCGGTTTCAATGTATTGTAATTTTTGTAGCATTATAACAGTATTAGTTAATTTAATTAGGCCTAGATACATGCGTACCCCCCCTTAGACCCTCTACTGctgtgttttttgttgtcgTCCCCATGTGTTCCTAAAAGCTGCGAATTATTGTGAAAGTTTCACGCTGAATTAAGCCTCCTAGAGACCAGCCCCCTAAACAAATGCAAAATCAATTACTCTAAACACTTATTTAAATTATGtgcaaaaaaagagaaaagaagCGAAACTGAATAAACAATTTATAACACAAAGCAAAAGgcgtttatttattgtatattttattgttatttttcgaACGCTCTTCGAGCTCTATTTGGATGCAGACATGCAATTGCCATTGTTGGACAAtaaatgtttttcaaaatatgGCCGACGATTAATAACTCGCCTTTGCGATATGATACCGCTGATGGGTGGGGTTGCCCGTTGCACGTTGCTAGTTGCTAGTTGCTGGTTGCTTGTTGCAAGTTGGGGAGCTGCAACCTGCAGCACGTGATGCGCAGTCGCGCATGGCGGGCAGCGACATTTATGCCAAGcaatgaaatataatttatagaaTTTTGTGCTCTTTATGAACGTCTAATTAATTACTAGTCCATGTTTTAGTCCGTTTCCAATGGCAGGGGAGTAGTCTGTGGCCGCTGTCGCTAAACTAAAGGGTTGCATGCCATTGCCATCAACAATGGATGCAGTTGCACGCGACATGCGTCATCAATTTCTAATGATGTATGTCTGCTCCACGGAcgtttgttattaattttcagTTCTGGCCGCTCTTACACGGCCATTAACATTTTAAAGagttgtttttttaaaaagggTTCCAGCTAGACAGTGACTAGATACATAGGTGGCTTCTGAATATTGATTATCATATTGCAATGTGAAAGTTTCTCTTATACGATAATGTTCTACCGAACTTCTCATTGATTGATTTTCTCACATTTGACATTCCAGTCGTTAGCCATTCTGTCAATCGCTACCAACCACTTACCAAACACGCATTTGAGCCAAAACCGAGCCATCACAGTTAATAACTTAATTTTCTTGCCCATAGGCCATGCGGCATGCGGGGCCCGAAAAGAGGGTCAGAAACCAAAGTGAGCGAGGGCTGGGCCGGCATTTAAATATGGCTTATATAAGCTCTCAGTAGAGGCTCTTTTACCTAACCGATACCTAACCAATAATTATACACATTGAAGCTTACAATTAAAAAATCGTTTTTGACCAACAAGCCAAAACTTATTTCTTCTCTGCGGTTAGGCCACTTTCTAAATGGCTTAATTAACAGAGTCTGGCTAGCTAGTTGGGATTGTGAGAAAGTGTCATATTGTTatgaaaaatacatatattacatGGAGTAATTACAAGTTCTAAGGGATAGCTAAAGAGTCTGAAATTAAACCACAAAAAACAAGGACACTTTTTGGGTTTTCTAATAACTTCTCACTCACTGCGACAAAGTCGTACACAAATTATCTCGCCACTAAAAATTTGCCTAATTTCCAACATAAATATGAAGCAACCTATCTCCGGCGACCGATCTCGAGGGCGGCCCAACCTTATCGCTCATTCCTACTAATTTTTTAGGAAAAGTAACTGAAACATGGCACAGgagccaaaataaaaaatacaccCCCCAGAGGATGAGTTTCGGGATCTTGACCAGGCAGGCGCTAACAAATTTATGTCTTCTTCGGGGCTTAGAGAACATGAAAGGTGCTACCAAGTGCGAGGgagaacaaaaaaagaaaaaaaaggtgaaAGGTGAAAGGTTAGGGTAAGGGTGAGGGCCAGGTACAGGTAAGGGTGGACTCCGTTTAGCTCATTACACACAATTTGCAGTTAGGTGCGAGCATATAAATTTCTGTGGCTTCCTTATCAGAATTATGTTAACCTTTatctaaattattttttgggtATTTCTCTTACTCAAGGGGatggtttttatttaacataaaTTTAAGGATCTCTCCCTTCTGGTGgagatttttttaaagaacagatattttatatttcttttggGGAAGAGGCTGTTGCTTCCCACTAtatgagtttttttttgtcgattCTATGACAATAATGTCGTGATCCACTTAACTATTTCCCCTTGTTAACCATACATTTAATTACAGAGTCGGTTAGCATTCGCATTAGCCATGAACATGAGTTAATTATACCAtcaaataattcaatttatcaAAGAGCTAACATGGCCCGAACACGAGAAACAACAAACGTCAGCTTGTCAAAAGAAGATACTTTTAGCCAAAGGCAGCTCATTTCTCAACGAATCGGTCAGCTACATGATTTGGCATCTTTTTATATAAACTTGGCCTATAAGTGAGAAGCATGTGTTATGAGATGATAAATGGTGGTTATAGATCCAGAACtaacaatgatttctgcagtAGATTAAATAAGAATCTACAAGAACTGACCATGGTTTCAGTTCAAATTTAATTACTAGATGTTAGTAAGCTTTGTTAAGGACTTTTTAAGCCCCAAAAATGGGCTTTAGAACGACTTCAAGTGCTGGCCATAACTGGCCAAAATGATGGCTGAGACCCTGTTTAATTATGGTAATTTTATggcccatacacacacacaccatacatTTTAAATGGCAACCGAGTCCGAATCAGAGTGGAGAGTGCAGTTTTTAACAAGAGCGGAGTGGAGAAATTAATTTCACGACACAGAAATGTGCCAAAGGCCTCTTGGCCTGGCCAACAAGCGAAGCCTACATCACACTTCAACACAATCGGGCAATTTCATCGAATGCCTGGGCAGGCATGGCCAAGTAGGATGGAGAGGTGgatgggactgggactggaaCTGGGACTGGGATGCCCCCAATTGCATTTCACGTTCCGCCAGTGAAAATATCCACCCATACGGCCCCCTGGCCACCGATTCTGGGCAGGCATGCATGTTGTGCTTGTGTCTGTTTTGTCTGCATATTGaaaatttgcatgtttaaGCATATCCTTGCCAACACTTTCCAGGCCGGACAGCCAAGTACATGGacaatatatgtatacattGTATGCATACTCTCTATGTGGGCTATACGTACTATACATATTTTTATCCGAAGGAGTCCGGGCAACGTGCCGGAAGTGCTAGCAGTTTAAAGCTTATCGCTGCAATTTAAGTTGGTCCTGCAAGGATATGCTTCATGGTTAAGGGACAGAAAATAGGGATACCTTAGGGAAGTGACCTAATAAGGGTATAGTGATTTTTTCTCTTAAGAAGTCTAGGGATTAATAATCTAACTCCCAATAATACctagaaattttaaattattattaatccCTATTTTAAAGGGTAGCAAGGACTCTTCACTCTCTAGCCCCTATCCACTTAAATAAAACTAATACCATTGTAAATTAGTTTTGCAATTTCGTGCACGCTTCCCGAATCGTTCAATGAACTTGCCACGAAAGGAGGTTGGGCTTTGAAAGGTTCATTAGCAGCTGTCAACCGGCTAATGAAGTGCCCAAGACGAGATCCTCCCGATAAACGGAAAGTGTTCACTGCCAGTCAGTACTATATGGGCTAACTGTTGCCAGCAAATGAACTGCCTGCTGATTGATCTTCTGAAGTCTTCATCAATATCAGAGGCaggagcagtagcagcagcagcatccgcATGGAAAACTTGACTATTAATAAATGACAACTCGGTATTAACAAATGCAATAAGGCCatgaaaaatgttcatttcaTTTGGGGCCAGATGCGAAAATACATACTTTCCgaagcacacacactcactgACTACGAATGTATCTGAGAGTGTGGGTCTGAGAGTTTGGTGTTGACATTTGAGAAATTTGTAGCTCATCTTTTGCTGGCATATCTGGATGGCAGAGGCAAAGGCACAGGCCAAAGCCGAGAACGGAGACAAAAACTGCAGACGGCGACAGCAGCTTTGCCACTAATTACaaccgcacacacacacacacaggccaCAGACTGCCAGGAGGCTGGCAAAACTTGAGTGGCACTTTTGCACATGCGACCGCACAGAATGAAATGTATCTTACGGATACCAGGCATCTGCTGCTACCGCTGCTGCTCCTTTGCTCCAAAAGTGTGGGGGCGTCAGCTGCAGTCGTTTTAATTGCCTTGCTTATTTCGTTATTGACTGTAATCAGATGTCTAATCATTTTCTGCAAAAATCTATGCCAAAATGGTAATAGatcataaatattatttattgatgATGTTTATGATGATTATtattagtaaaaaaaaaaggaagactACTAAGAATATAAATCATATGTATAtcttattca includes these proteins:
- the LOC6497216 gene encoding T-box protein H15 isoform X1, yielding MLLSNQPANTKPQQTQPPSPSPPQTQNFKSKLQQQIATAAANIANGGSSHHHPLNNHHHHHHHHNHQQHQHNISFATDFSIAAIMARGGNAPSSREPSERSLSPASVERYSGQDVDDDVDVDVVDCSDSEAPSATAAAAATAATANAAAAAAAAALQAQQQARQALRVAQQHQQQQQQHQQQQQRQQTHHHATANKQQRQHHNHHNSNTNSNSNHSKSSSHRGRSAAASGAGAGAAATPSPPPPSQSPEEIERLSPEESPAQLPTPKILGSCNCDDLTPVQCHLETKELWDKFHELGTEMIITKSGRRMFPTVRVSFSGPLRQIQPPDRYAVLLDIVPLDSRRYRYAYHRSSWLVAGKADPPPPARIYAHPDSPISPEALRKQVVSFEKVKLTNNEMDKSGQVVLNSMHRYQPRIHLVRLSHGQSIPGNPKELQDMDHKTFVFPETVFTAVTAYQNQLITKLKIDSNPFAKGFRDSSRLTDFDRDPMDAFFFDQHMRAAPLRFFPDPLMSQLTPQEADAASLALLEKARQHLQMFGRSPYTEMLLPHLYQRSAAPPPPPPAPPLSAFQLGMWQQQWPQLTAGFLASANQQAALALAAAGANRTPPPPPAVAPPAPATPTSSCGSASPDLRARPQLSHYPQRFSPYQVPQHQASPPASNRAESP
- the LOC6497216 gene encoding T-box protein H15 isoform X2; translated protein: MWTMMLTLMWLTAATRKRRRQLQQRQPLQQQQTQQRRQQQQHCRRSSKRVRHCVLHSNISSNNSNINSNSKGNRHITTQRQTSNNANITIITTATPTATAITANQAAIEGVLLLHLELELELLPRPRHHRPHRVPRKSSACRRRSRQRRRMFPTVRVSFSGPLRQIQPPDRYAVLLDIVPLDSRRYRYAYHRSSWLVAGKADPPPPARIYAHPDSPISPEALRKQVVSFEKVKLTNNEMDKSGQVVLNSMHRYQPRIHLVRLSHGQSIPGNPKELQDMDHKTFVFPETVFTAVTAYQNQLITKLKIDSNPFAKGFRDSSRLTDFDRDPMDAFFFDQHMRAAPLRFFPDPLMSQLTPQEADAASLALLEKARQHLQMFGRSPYTEMLLPHLYQRSAAPPPPPPAPPLSAFQLGMWQQQWPQLTAGFLASANQQAALALAAAGANRTPPPPPAVAPPAPATPTSSCGSASPDLRARPQLSHYPQRFSPYQVPQHQASPPASNRAESP